Proteins co-encoded in one Setaria viridis chromosome 9, Setaria_viridis_v4.0, whole genome shotgun sequence genomic window:
- the LOC117839005 gene encoding E3 ubiquitin-protein ligase CSU1 — translation MPQRHSKNNNDLAFFTYEEKRKLGYGTQRERLGKDSIKPFDACCLCLKPLIDPHCCPKGHAFCKECILECLLAQKKDIKRKLAAHEAQKKQEKEEEEEKLILQKAKELDAFDQQNHGAVPQYHDRSGSQDKNGFHGANSVKVTSFEEEALRNMKAFWLPSATPEATVKVDAPSTDTICPEGQEKLKLKSLFPISFTEENGDQKRKKSVEKSYMCPSCMSTLTNTMTLVAISTCGHVFCKKCSDKFLLKDKVCLECNKPFKERNLVTLEKGGTGFAAHDERLEAREFKHLGSGSGLGLVKPAPKA, via the exons ATGCCGCAGCGGCACTCGAAGAACAACAATGACCTCGCCTTCTTCACGTACGAGGAGAAGCGGAAGCTCGGGTACGGCACGCAGCGGGAGCGCCTGGGGAAGGACTCGATCAAGCCCTTCGACGCCTGCTGCCTCTGCCTCAAGCCGCTCATCGACCCGCACTGCTGCCCCAAGGGCCACGCCTTCTGCAAGGAGTGCATCCTCGAGTGCCTCCTCGCCCAGAAGAAGGACATCAAGCG CAAGCTAGCAGCTCATGAGGCCCAGAAAAAgcaagagaaggaagaggaggaggagaagctgaTTCTGCAGAAGGCTAAGGAGTTGGACGCCTTTGATCAGCAAAACCATGGAGCTGTTCCCCAGTACCATGATCGCAGTGGCTCCCAagacaagaatgggtttcatgGAGCAAACAGTGTGAAGGTTACTTCCTTTGAAGAGGAAGCCCTCCGCAACATGAAGGCATTTTGGCTCCCTTCAGCTACTCCTGAAGCTACGGTCAAGGTAGATGCCCCCTCCACTGACACTATCTGCCCTGAGGGGCAGGAAAAGCTCAAGTTGAAATCGCTATTCCCTATCTCGTTCACTGAGGAAAATGGTGACCAAAAGAGGAAGAAGTCAGTGGAAAAGAGCTACATGTGCCCTAGTTGCATGTCTACCCTCACAAACACCATGACCCTGGTGGCAATCAGCACCTGTGGCCATGTCTTCTGCAAGAAGTGCTCTGACAAGTTTCTACTAAAGGATAAAGTTTGCTTGGAGTGCAACAAACCATTTAAGGAGAGGAATCTGGTTACTTTGGAGAAAGGAGGAACTGGGTTTGCTGCGCACGATGAACGCTTGGAGGCAAGGGAGTTCAAGCATTTGGGGAGTGGTTCTGGGTTAGGATTAGTGAAACCAGCTCCAAAGGCTTAG
- the LOC117840431 gene encoding uncharacterized protein, with product MQNSREEQSLVDHVSSTSDTEECRLLEEELGWARLERQKVLALSAEADEAIWNLGALARRTMQERDEARNQARMLLADLQARNAQMTMLPGASCSRVARPDAFAAAGRSQVLAPAAAFRPLGNTAMLGQHARTGTGWGVASSSGFGHVNLSSSLDAYTVQPSLHGFASSSQDHFDPDMFLVDIAESPQDVVLDATGSSQGQSSGEYGQVAEQMQRPLQWKGKSAQAAVIRGTAGHGHAP from the exons ATGCAGAACAGCAGAGAGGAGCAGAGTCTCGTGGACCATGTTTCGTCGACCAGCGATACAGAG GAGTGTCGACTTTTGGAGGAAGAGCTCGGCTGGGCCAGATTGGAGAGGCAGAAGGTCCTCGCCTTGTCCGCAGAGGCTGATGAAGCCATCTGGAATCTGGGCGCACTAGCAAGGAGAACGATGCAAGAAAGGGACGAGGCGAGGAACCAGGCGAGGATGCTGCTCGCCGACTTGCAGGCAAGAAACGCCCAGATGACGATGCTTCCTGGGGCATCATGCTCCAGAGTCGCACGGCCTGAtgcgttcgccgccgccggccgcagccaGGTCcttgctcccgccgccgcgttcaGGCCTCTCGGTAACACGGCGATGCTGGGGCAACATGCCCGGACCGGAACTGGCTGGGGCGTTGCATCGTCTAGCGGCTTCGGCCACGTGAACCTCTCCTCGTCACTGGACGCGTACACCGTCCAGCCGTCTCTCCATGGCTTCGCTTCCTCGAGCCAGGATCACTTTGATCCTGACATGTTCCTGGTGGACATCGCAGAATCGCCGCAAGATGTCGTTCTGGACGCTACAGGCTCCAGCCAGGGTCAGAGTTCCGGCGAGTATGGTCAGGTAGCCGAGCAGATGCAGAGGCCCTTGCAGTGGAAAGGTAAATCGGCTCAGGCTGCTGTGATTCGTGGGACGGCAGGCCATGGCCATGCTCCCTAG